A portion of the Rissa tridactyla isolate bRisTri1 chromosome 19, bRisTri1.patW.cur.20221130, whole genome shotgun sequence genome contains these proteins:
- the LOC128919447 gene encoding olfactory receptor 13G1-like, with protein sequence MHPQNLTKVSEFILESVFDNPHLQGLYIAISLCVYLTAILSNSFVIIATIVHPRLHNPMYFFISNLAILDLVIISSVLPKMLENLILGKNTISFEGCVAQLYIFTFSGSTELILLTVMSYDRYLAICRPLHYVSMMSKGTCITLMAGVWGIGTVNSLINTLLVAQLDFCGPNLVQNFLCEIPPVLALSCSSTYLSEIMVYMADIILGMGNFLLVILSYCLIIITILKMQGSEGKWKAFSTCSSHLAVVGLFYSSIIYTYIQPTSALLEKKNKPVSIMYALVTPTVNPMIYSLRNKVIKAAFCEFVPFLRKN encoded by the coding sequence ATGCACCCACAGAATCTCACCAAGGTCTCTGAATTCATCCTTGAGAGTGTTTTTGACAACCCTCACCTCCAAGGTCTCTATATTGCAATATCTTTGTGCGTCTACCTCACTGCTATCCTCAGCAACTCATTTGTCATTATAGCTACCATTGTCCACCCACGGCTTCACAACCCTATGTACTTTTTCATCTCCAACCTGGCCATCCTTGACCTGGTAATTATCTCCTCAGTGCTGCCCAAGATGTTGGAGAACCTGATCCTGGGCAAGAACACCATCTCATTTGAGGGTTGTGTAGCACAGCTCTACATCTTCACTTTCTCAGGCTCAACAGAGCTTATACTGTTAAcagtcatgtcctatgaccggtACCTGGCCATCTGCCGGCCTCTTCACTATGTAAGCATGATGAGCAAGGGGACTTGCATCACTTTAATGGCTGGTGTCTGGGGAATTGGTACTGTCAATTCCCTCATAAACACCCTTCTTGTGGCACAGTTGGACTTTTGTGGGCCAAATTTAGTCCAAAATTTCTTATGTGAGATACCCCCCGTCCTTGCCCTGTCCTGCAGCTCAACCTATCTCAGTGAAATCATGGTTTACATGGCAGACATCATCTTAGGCATGGGAAACTTCCTGCTGGTCATCCTCTCCTATTGCCTTATCATTATCACCATCCTGAAGATGCAGGGCTCTGAAGGGAAGTGGAAAGCCTTCTCCACCTGCTCCTCACACCTTGCTGTTGTTGGCTTGTTCTACTCCAGCATCATCTACACCTATATCCAGCCAACTAGCGCtctattagaaaagaaaaacaaaccagtgaGCATTATGTATGCTCTGGTGACTCCCACTGTGAACCCTATGATCTACAGCTTGCGAAACAAAGTCATCAAAGCGGCATTCTGTGAATTTGTACCATTTCTCAGGAAAAATTAA